From a region of the Odoribacter splanchnicus DSM 20712 genome:
- a CDS encoding UDP-glucose dehydrogenase family protein: MNIAIVGTGYVGLVSGTCFSEMGINVVCVDIDTNKINNLNNGIIPIYEPGLKELVDKNVEAGRLKFSTDLAECLGEVEIVFIAVGTPPDEDGSADLKYVLAVAHTIGQYIKKYMVIVTKSTVPVGTARKVKKVIREEIDKRGISVEFDVASNPEFLKEGAAIKDFMSPDRVVIGVDSIKAREMMSKLYKPFMLVSDRIIITDIPSAEMIKYAANSMLATRISFMNDIANLCELIGADVNMVRKGIGSDSRIGNKFLYPGCGYGGSCFPKDVKALIKTAKQHGYDMKVLNAVESVNDIQKEILYKKLKQHFDGNLNDRTIAIWGLSFKPETDDMREAPALVLINALLKENCKIKVYDPIAMNECRRKLGSVVEYCENKYQATIEADALVLVTEWKEFRIPDWNLVKQNMKGVFIVDGRNLYNKTELERNSFIYTAIGC, translated from the coding sequence ATGAATATAGCTATTGTTGGAACCGGTTATGTCGGCTTGGTTTCCGGAACATGTTTTTCTGAAATGGGAATAAATGTCGTTTGTGTCGATATCGATACAAACAAGATCAATAATTTGAATAATGGGATTATTCCAATATATGAGCCAGGTTTAAAAGAATTGGTCGATAAAAATGTCGAAGCCGGCCGATTAAAATTTTCTACTGATCTTGCCGAATGTCTTGGGGAAGTTGAAATTGTATTTATTGCAGTAGGTACTCCCCCGGATGAAGATGGAAGTGCAGACCTTAAATATGTTCTTGCCGTTGCTCATACCATAGGACAATACATAAAAAAATATATGGTTATCGTAACTAAAAGTACGGTACCCGTAGGTACTGCAAGGAAAGTGAAAAAAGTAATCCGGGAAGAAATCGATAAACGGGGAATTTCTGTCGAATTCGATGTCGCCTCTAATCCGGAATTTTTGAAAGAAGGAGCAGCGATAAAAGATTTTATGAGCCCGGATAGAGTTGTTATCGGAGTAGACAGTATAAAAGCCCGGGAAATGATGTCGAAATTATATAAACCTTTTATGCTGGTATCCGATCGGATCATTATAACAGATATTCCTTCTGCTGAAATGATAAAATATGCAGCAAATTCAATGCTGGCAACCAGAATATCTTTTATGAACGATATCGCTAATCTCTGTGAATTGATCGGAGCTGATGTCAATATGGTCAGGAAAGGAATCGGAAGCGATTCCAGAATAGGAAACAAATTTTTATATCCCGGATGCGGATATGGGGGAAGCTGTTTCCCCAAGGACGTAAAAGCCTTAATAAAAACGGCCAAACAACATGGATACGATATGAAAGTTCTGAATGCAGTTGAAAGTGTCAACGATATCCAAAAAGAAATATTATATAAAAAGCTAAAACAACATTTCGATGGAAATCTAAATGATAGAACAATTGCCATATGGGGGTTATCCTTTAAACCAGAAACCGACGATATGCGTGAAGCTCCGGCTTTGGTTCTTATAAATGCGTTATTAAAAGAAAATTGCAAAATAAAAGTATACGATCCTATTGCAATGAATGAATGTCGGAGGAAATTAGGAAGTGTTGTTGAATATTGTGAAAATAAATATCAGGCAACCATTGAAGCTGACGCATTGGTCTTAGTTACAGAATGGAAAGAATTCAGAATTCCGGACTGGAATCTGGTAAAGCAGAATATGAAAGGTGTATTTATTGTAGACGGCCGTAATCTTTACAATAAAACGGAACTTGAAAGGAATAGCTTTATTTATACCGCAATAGGATGTTAA
- a CDS encoding MATE family efflux transporter, whose protein sequence is MKPSTRIIFNTSIQYVRTVISVLVTLYTARLILDALGVEDYGIYSLVGGIVAMLSFVQTSLTSTTQRYLSFHQGKGDFFMQHKIFNNSIVTQLIISVTLISGLCILQPFIFNGFLNIPADRVNAAIWVYYCMLFTLFFTMQSTPYLAVLIAHENIFYATIVQLTYSFLKIPIALILYAIPVERLKYYAILLVIVQAANYFMYLIYCKRKYKETKNIHLFSLDKQIFKQMFSFMGWSVYSTGCIVGRTQGIAILLNRFFGTVVNAAYGIAWQVSGQLNFLSSSIQNATKPQLIRAEGANDRKKMFRLAEITSKFSFLLLAFISIPAIMEMDDLLSIWLKEVPENTVVFCQFIVLTNLADQLTIGLAYANEAIGKIRNYSLVVNSIKLLSLPAAFLFLHYGAEVIAVMYCILGIELLCALTRLPFLKFTGGLSIKEFSKRVFLPIIPPFCLTVILCYYYSSIFSSTWSFVGNFIISAITMGISSYFFSLCKDEKEILQRISGIALQKVKSINSIL, encoded by the coding sequence ATGAAACCATCGACCAGAATAATATTTAATACTTCTATTCAGTATGTACGTACAGTCATTTCAGTCCTCGTCACTTTATATACGGCACGACTTATACTGGACGCATTAGGAGTCGAAGATTATGGGATCTATTCCTTGGTCGGTGGAATTGTGGCAATGCTTTCCTTTGTACAAACCTCACTGACTTCAACGACTCAAAGATATCTGTCTTTCCACCAAGGTAAAGGAGATTTCTTTATGCAACATAAAATATTCAACAACAGTATCGTTACGCAACTGATCATAAGCGTCACGCTTATATCCGGATTATGCATATTGCAACCTTTCATTTTCAATGGATTTCTGAATATTCCGGCCGATCGGGTAAATGCTGCAATCTGGGTATATTATTGTATGTTATTTACATTGTTTTTCACCATGCAATCAACTCCTTATCTGGCTGTTCTGATTGCTCATGAAAATATATTTTATGCAACTATTGTCCAATTAACTTATTCATTTCTTAAAATTCCTATTGCTTTAATTCTATATGCAATACCTGTCGAAAGACTGAAATATTACGCGATTTTATTAGTGATCGTTCAAGCTGCAAATTATTTCATGTACTTAATATACTGTAAAAGGAAATATAAGGAGACAAAAAATATACACCTTTTCTCTTTGGACAAGCAAATTTTCAAACAGATGTTTTCTTTTATGGGATGGTCTGTATATAGTACCGGATGTATCGTTGGCAGAACTCAGGGAATTGCAATTTTATTAAACAGATTTTTCGGTACAGTAGTCAATGCTGCCTATGGAATAGCCTGGCAAGTTTCCGGACAACTGAACTTTTTATCTTCTTCTATCCAAAATGCAACAAAACCGCAATTAATCAGAGCTGAAGGTGCTAACGACAGGAAGAAAATGTTTCGCTTAGCCGAAATAACCAGTAAATTTTCATTTCTATTATTAGCCTTTATTTCTATTCCTGCTATAATGGAAATGGATGATCTTTTATCCATTTGGCTGAAAGAAGTTCCGGAAAATACTGTAGTCTTCTGTCAGTTTATCGTATTGACTAATTTAGCCGATCAATTAACCATCGGATTGGCTTATGCTAATGAGGCAATCGGAAAGATCAGAAATTATTCACTGGTTGTAAATTCTATCAAACTACTATCATTACCTGCAGCCTTTCTTTTTTTACATTATGGCGCCGAAGTTATTGCTGTTATGTATTGCATATTAGGCATCGAGTTATTATGTGCCTTAACCAGATTACCTTTTCTAAAATTTACAGGAGGATTATCTATCAAAGAATTTTCTAAACGTGTTTTTTTACCGATAATTCCTCCGTTCTGTCTTACTGTAATTTTGTGTTACTATTACTCCAGTATATTTTCCTCCACCTGGAGTTTTGTCGGTAACTTTATCATTTCAGCCATTACAATGGGGATAAGTTCTTATTTCTTTAGCCTATGTAAAGATGAAAAAGAAATTCTCCAAAGGATATCGGGTATAGCCCTACAAAAAGTCAAATCAATTAATTCAATCCTATGA
- a CDS encoding ATP-grasp fold amidoligase family protein → MNHQIKKTIIFYFYPLVAFRRWVIKQKKNYLGHHNPEKLAKLLYRRKFHKELNLNNPQTFNEKVNWLKFRSDTSLWTELADKYKVREYIKNNGLEEILVKLYGKWDRVEDIDFEQLPNSFVLKSNNGCGTVLLVEDKTKLDLQATRKLLKKWLKQKYGYTTAEPHYTTIKPCIIAEEYLKWDNPSISSSLIDYKFHCIHGSPLYIQVMSDRQPGHIYHWNIYNTFWQPYSGYIPPQLKKDSEIPCPQSFERMLDICKILSKPFPQVRIDLYEIGGKIYFGEMTFTSAGGYDDEIPNDLDVEMGEKMNLPLN, encoded by the coding sequence ATGAATCATCAGATAAAAAAAACAATTATCTTTTATTTCTATCCATTGGTAGCTTTCAGAAGATGGGTTATAAAACAAAAAAAGAACTATCTGGGACATCATAATCCTGAAAAATTAGCCAAACTACTCTATAGAAGGAAATTCCATAAGGAACTGAATTTAAATAATCCTCAAACATTCAATGAAAAAGTGAATTGGCTGAAATTCCGATCAGATACATCTTTATGGACAGAATTAGCCGACAAGTATAAAGTCCGTGAATACATTAAAAATAATGGTCTTGAAGAGATATTAGTTAAATTATACGGAAAATGGGACCGTGTAGAGGACATCGATTTTGAACAATTACCGAATAGCTTTGTTTTAAAAAGCAATAATGGATGTGGTACAGTACTATTAGTAGAAGATAAAACCAAACTGGATTTACAGGCAACCCGTAAATTGCTAAAAAAATGGCTTAAACAAAAATATGGATACACCACAGCAGAACCGCATTATACAACCATAAAACCTTGTATTATAGCTGAGGAATATTTGAAATGGGATAATCCTTCCATTTCATCTTCACTCATAGATTATAAATTTCATTGTATACATGGATCCCCCCTTTATATTCAAGTTATGTCGGATAGACAACCTGGTCATATTTATCATTGGAATATTTATAATACATTCTGGCAACCATATTCCGGCTATATTCCACCCCAACTAAAAAAAGATAGTGAAATTCCGTGTCCACAGTCATTTGAAAGAATGTTAGATATATGTAAAATTCTATCAAAACCTTTTCCCCAAGTACGTATCGACTTATATGAAATAGGAGGAAAAATTTATTTTGGAGAAATGACATTTACTTCTGCCGGTGGATATGATGATGAAATTCCTAACGATCTGGATGTTGAAATGGGAGAAAAAATGAATCTTCCATTAAATTAA